In Festucalex cinctus isolate MCC-2025b chromosome 1, RoL_Fcin_1.0, whole genome shotgun sequence, the sequence ATGGCTCACCTTTTTAATCTTAATTGTCTGCAGTTTTCCGGTGGTTGCCACATTGATGTAAACGTGAAACTGGCGCAgacaaaatgtcatttcagcAACCCCAAACTTGCGGAAGAATGTGAGCTGTGGCAGCTGGATGAACGGGTGAATATTGTTTTGGTCTCTCAAAGTCCACATCTGTTTCTGATGCTAATGTTCTAAAATATTTATTCCCTCTCCCCAGGGTGCAGTGGCCACCTGCAGTGTTGAATTTTGGGTGATGTGGGGCGTGGCCAAAATCACCAAATACGAATGCACCACCAGACCAGGTCATCACACAAACGCTTCTTGTCGccctgtttattttttattttttgtcccccGCCACCTCTCCATGTTGCTGTTTTTACTTGGGCTTTATCCTGCTTCTATTGAATCTTGTGCAAGGTTCTGTCTTTAATTTCATCAAACATGGTCTGGTACCAgtttcaaaatgccagggcggagttttgtttttgtctgcttgacaattaatttttacaaaaatgattcTTTTGCCTACTGTAATGTGCCACCTGTGTACAGAACTCACCAACAAGGAGCTGCTAATGGTTTGTCCCTCCTGCCCCGAGTTGTTGCCTCTGGATGACCCGACGGGCGTGAGCGCCGTGCAGGAGGCGGTGCTCAAGTTCAACCGGGAGAGCAAACATCACAATTACTTCACCCTGATGGAAGTGGCTCAGCTCACAGCCGCAGTGAGGACTCTTTCAACCTCACGCATTTTGACTTGCTATTAGCTGCTTGATGGCATTTGATCACTTTATCGTCAGGAGAATGTGAACATCGGTACCATCACCCGGCTGAAGTTTGCCCTGGTGGAGACCACCTGTCCCCGAGAGTCCAAGCACACTTTTGCTGCCTGCACACCTCGCTGCCCCGACAGAGCTGTgagttagtagggatgtaatgatacctaacgttaaaatagaataattatcGCAGTGTTATGGGAGATTGGCTAttgaagtcacaatattgtaagagcttgtacaaaaacacaattttttttgtttgttttttgtacataacagcaagaCTTCATATTGGGGCACACATTTACTCCATTCACAAGCAAATTGCATTACCCTTGATCTGACAATTGTAGATTTTTAGATGTAGAAggtccaaaacatgccttgtgaaaattaaaactgCAGTGAAGTTAGCCCAAggctgctagaactgcacaaatggtaaTCAACTTGACTTCTGTTTTAGAAAGAAAGTACTGCTTTTAGTATgctgacaatattgtggcagtttttattGCCCTGATTACATCCCTATGAGTTGGCTTAATTGTTGCCATTTTCAAGTTATCTGACTAAACTGTCTTTCAAAGAATCACGCGTATTGCCAAGCGTCCTATTACAACTCGCACAGACAAGTGGGAGAACTGGACTGTGAAACGTACCCACCAAAAGTAAGTCTGCACCAGAAGCGCACCATGGACTTTAACATGAGTGCCTCATTGTTCTTCTGGTGTCTCCACAGAGTTCCGGACCCCTCCCAGCTGGCGAGCCGGAGCCCGTCTGCAGGCCGCTGTTCCATCAGAGTTCAGAAGCTTGCATTTGCAAGGCCAAGCTGAGAAATCCTCAGCCATCAATCCACCACATTTGTCCCTTCCCGCTTAAAACACAGCAACTTCAATAAAAATTGAAAGAACCAATTTGCTGTTTTGTGCTCACATGACTTAAGAATGCTACTGCTTTTCAAACATGGCTGCCATTTAACCTTGAGAATTATCCTTTAGCATGAAAGCAACTTGGAACTGGGGCCAATTGGGTtaggacattttgtttttagcttCACCTGACATTTTAGGTGGCACATTCTGTTCAAATTTGAAGATTACACCAAATTTTCtaaattatttgacattttagtcTTTAGAATCCCCcccgattattttattttttgttttttcaagagCCACTTTCAATTAAACGTGCAGTTAATCTCTGAACTGAAAGATAGATTTGGAAGTTgtccaaaatgttttcttggcaaaattattttttttcaaaagtaaatGATGCTCGGAGCCAAATTTTTAAAATGCACTTTGAAAAAAGtgtgattttgaaaaaatgtttttaatctaATTTTCATCTTTGAAGGGTTTTCTTTTTACCCAGTCCTGTTTGCTTGTTCTCAAATCACTCCAAATAGTTTAGTGCACTGATTTTGACTTATTGTGCTGGCTTCTGGGGGAAACTGCAGCTGCTGATGGCACGACAGAAAAGAGCAGTAAGAATTATCTACAGTGCTCCATATAATGCACACATATGAAGTGTTTATTGAAGCTAAACTATTGAAATTACATGACTGAATAACCTATAGAACTACCCAGATAATGTATAAAGCGTCCAGAAACTGTCTCccttataatttaaaaatttgcTTCCAGGCCAGGGAAtcgaaatatgatttgagagagAAACTTGTATTTGTACAGAGATGTTAGAACTACACTGAAGTCATTTTCCGTCTCCTGTAATGGTGTAAAACTATGGAACTTAATAGATTGGGGAGTAACTAGAATACAGACACTAGCTGGAtctaagaaaaaatataaagaacTTGTATTTAACAGTTATAATGAAGAAAATATAACTTGTTTATTGTTCACTTTATATGTATAAGGGCAAAAGTTGGCAATAACTCTTATCAACAAGGCGGGTGCTCCAAaagaaaaaggtaaacatgtcTATGTTATTGAAGTACAATGACCTAGACCTGCTCAACACTCATGTCCAAGTGGAACTCTCATGACTGGACGCTCAGTTGTCTAAAGCTACTGGACTGTGTCAATCTACATGGTACACAATCAACACGTGATCAACAAGCTATTGGAACGAATCAACTGTTTGGAACACAAACTACACGCGATTATATTATtggtgaagatgaactgattgaacTATTAACAACTTATTTGACTGAATCAAAAGACTCTGAACTCAATCAACTGGATAACAAACACCATTGGAATGATGAACTGATTGAAATTTATTATCCCTGCTGACTTTTAACTAATAGTTAAATAGGAATTTATAAGCTTCATGCTTCTTcccgccagccctttttctttttcggTCATTACATGTAgtaattgtatgatgaaatgtttgattgtcacaatgctgtcagaaaggaaaaatgaacaaataaaccaaaccaaaccaaaatttGGAATGTCCATTATAAGGCAGGAGGGCTTCACGATATTGGACAAACATGATATATTTGAAtgttgcgatatttaacatgtaccgaaAGAAATAACATTAAGAatgttcatgtggcaaaattCCTTGGCTTAAGCTAGCAAAAAAGAACAACATCCGGAAATTCCATGTTCCATGTGGTCTTGGTTTATGCGTACTTTCGATTGGAACTACTTGGGCCACCATTGATGTCTCACGAAATCACAAAGATGTAAGTAAAGTTTTTAACCATTGTATGTTGtacaaagacatttaaaaacattgaaATAGTAGTACAAATCAATTGAAAGCAAGTCATATGATATAACTGCGATGAATTATGGAAATATGCCAGTGAGATATGCGTGCCTGGGAAGTACGTTCTTGAGACCGGGTTTACCTCATTGCATCACAAGAATGAACTCTGTGTTGATATTGAGAAACGGCCCATtagaattgatacccagccctaataaaattccatatactgtattgcccagccctacgaGGGAGCATCAATTCTTTGCATATTTTTGCTATCTGCTGTTGGGCTCGGTCGCTTTCCCCCGCAAATAGCAGGAATCTAATGTCATTTTTGTCCCCTCAAAATTTCAAagataatgaaaaaatattttcagaaaacACTGaagaaaattgttaaaaaaaaaaaagataactcagaaaaatgttttttaagcaAAGTcaattttttctttccaaacgcTCAGCTGAGTCAATGAGTCGTTACCATGGTGATTGATTGAAAGAACGCCCACCACTAATTAGCACACAGGTGTCACCTGTTTGTCCtcctctgtgattggtcatcagcCTCCTTAAAGTGCTTGCAAGCAGTTGTTTTTCTACTGCTGTGTTGTGTGCTGCTTGCGCTTCTCGATCGTTTACCAAGATGGCGACTCACCTATTTGCTGTTCTGCTCTGGTGTACTGTGGCTCTGCCGGGATTTGTGGCGCCAAGGTCTTTACCTTCCGTAACATGTGGCGAGGACAGCGTGAAGGCGGCGGCTGGCATGGCCGTCCAGCACATCAACGAGAGGCACAAGCATGGATTCAAGTTCAGGCTGCAGGAGGTCCAGAGCAGCATTTATCAACAGGTTGGCGCTTAGCATGATAATTTATATTCCTTAACTCTTTTTACTCCTGAAATTTGTTTTCAACAGTATAAGAAATCTTAAGCTTTTCTTTTATTGACTAGTATTCAAAGCAGCTAACTTGAATGTTAGCACTACTCAACTTGCTGTCCccacttgatgacatcatcactccACACTGAGGAAAGGGCTGTTTGAAGTGTTTGAAGGCGCTCAAATGCTACATGCCtccttaaactttttttttttttttttttttaaataccaaaaTAGTTATTTAAACATTGCGGTTTGTTGAAATGTAGCAATGCTAACATGTAAAGACTTGGCATGTTTTGAGTGAGAATACGAGTCAGGACCAGCAAGTCCCTCATGGGAGGCATATGTTAGTGGTGGTCGTGTCTCAACATCCACATGGCCCcctattttaatgttttgtctGCAGTTTTCCGGTGGTTGCCACATTGATGTGAACGTGAAACTGGCGCAGACCAAATGTCACTTCAGCAACTCCAAACCTGCTGACGAATGTGAGCTGTGGCGGTTGGATGAACGGGTGAATATTCTTTTGGTCCCCGAAGTCCATAGCTGTTCCTGATGCTAATAttctaattttgtttttgtttccaggGCGCAGTGGCCACCTGCAGTGTTGAATTTTGGGTGATGTGGGGCGTGGCCAAAATCACCAAATACGAATGCACCACCAGACCAGGTCATCACAACATTCcttgtcacttttttatttatttttttttttattaaaggggcagtggcggcggcggcaagTTTAAAATGCcaagtttttcttttgtctgcTCTTGaccatttaattttcacaaaaatgttGCTTGTCTTTTGCCTATTGAAATGTGCCACCTGTGTACAGAACTCACCAACAAGGAGCTGCTAATGGTTTGTCCCTCCTGCCCTGAGTTGTTGCCTCTGGATGACCCGACGGGCGTGAGCGCCGTGCAGGAGGCGGTGCTCAAGTTCAACGGGGAGAGCAAACACCAAAATTACTTCACCCTGATGGAAGTGGCTCAGCTCACAGCCGCGGTGAGTTATGTTAAACTGTCATGCATTTTGACTTGCTGTTAACCACTTGATGACATTTGAACACCTTATCAGGACAACGTGAACATCGGCACAATTACCCAGCTGAAGTTTGCCCTGGTGGAGACCACCTGTCCCCGAGAGTCCAAGCACACTTTTGCCGCCTGCACACCTCGCTGCCCCGACAGAGCTGTgagttagtagggatgtaatgctgatatccaaacgtcacaatattgtggtagGTTGGCGATATTGAATTCACAATATTCTAAGAGCTTGTAATAGTGTGCGTATgtgtagaagggccaaaacacgccttgtgaaaattaaaactacagtagaaactagccaccagagggtgctagaactgcacatggaaatcgtttattaaaaaaatacttctaATATAGTAAAGTGATATTGTGGCTGTTTTTATTGCCAtgatcgttgcatccctatgaGTTGGGTTAATTGTTGCCATTTTCAAGTGATCTGACTAaattgctgtttgtttgtttttcaaagaaTCAAGTGTATTGCCAAGCGTCCTATTACAACTCGCACAGACAAGTGGGAGAACTGGACTGTGAAACGTACCCACCAAAAGTAAGTCTTCAGCAAAAGTGCTACCTGAACTTGCATACgcagagtgcctcattgttctCTGGTGTCGCCACAGAATTCCGGACCCCTCCCAGCTGGCGAGCCGGAGCCCGTCTGCAGGCCGTTGTTCCATCAGAGTTCGGAAGCTTGCATTTGCAAGGCCAAGCTGAGAAATCCTCAGCCATCCGTCCACCACATTTGTCCCTTCCCGCTTAAAACACAGCaacttcaataaaaaaattgaaagaaccAATTTGCCGTTTTGTGGTCACCTGACTTAAGAATACAACTGTTTTCCAAACTTCAAACATGGTTGCCATTTGTCCTTGGATGATTAGCTTTCATGCTAAAGGCTAAGAACTGGGTCCAATTGGGTTaggatgttttatttttcatgtcaccTGACACTGTTTTGGGTGagccttcaaaacaaaaaaaataaaataaaaatccttggCACATTTTTCTTCACATCTGAACTATTTGACAATTTTAATcagaatatatattatttttatcaacTAAAGTATTTTGcaagtttaaaatgttaatcttATGCAAATGAGCCCACTACTTTTCAGTTAAAATCAAAACTGAATATATTGGAATTTGTCTTGGCAAAAATTATTTGCATTTTAgttttgtgtgtatatataacacaGAATAATCCAAGCATTTTAGATTCCCCCCTTAAAATCTACTTCTAAAGGTCACTTTGAAAAAgttaaaatgcttttattttttaaaatgaattataaggaatttatttttgaacttgcatttttttttttttttttttttctcaatcctGTCttgttttaatacatttttttaaatgtccattaCAAGGGCATGTGCTGCACGATATTGATATGGGACTAGATAAGTTCTgttttcctactccctttgagcatgtaaattctgacttttactcattttacttttttatttttcattctttcacttttttattttgtattgcatTTATTTGTTCTATAAACCAAAACCAACAAAAGTATTGATTATATAAGTGCCTTGTAAAATTATGCTTTTTCTTACAGAAAtgtccgatttttttttctaatgaaagctTTAAAAACAGCTTCATTCGTTCTGCTTAGAGCAAACTTCTCTCTATTTTGTTGTCCCACCAGAAAACTGAagtgaaagaaagaaggaaacaaTGTTGCAAAGGAAAGAAATATGTCAGAAGGCAGGATGGCAGCGCTAAGGAAGAGCTTAAGGAAAGGAGGGATGGAAGTGGaagggaggaaaggagttaGGATGGATGGAAGAGAGAATGATGGATGGAAAGGAGGagcagaggaaggaaggaaaggggAACTATGAAAGGAGAAACGAAGGATGAGAGTGGtggagggaaggaaggaaaaatTATGCATtacaggaaggaaggaaggaaatgggATGTATGAAATAAAGTAAAGGAGGATGAAGGAAGGAAGCATGGATGGAAGGAATAAGCAAACAAAGTgcgattgatcttttttttaaatgtccatccatccatccatccatccatttactaccgcttatccgggatcgggtcgcgggggcagcagctttaggagggaagcccagacttccctctccccagccacttcaaccagctcatccGGTGGGATTCcaagacatagtctctccagcgtgtcctgggtggtccccggggcctcccgccggtgggacatgcccggaacacctctccagggaggcatccaggaggcatccgaatcagatgcccgagccacctcaactggtttCTCTCATGGAgtgttaaatatatattaagAGTGAAATATTTCTCAACTACCTATTTCTCCATTTCATAAATCCCACTAAATAATGCACAACATTCCTACTTAAAAAGAATGATCCAGGTTATGTGTAACTTGCTTTATTTGGCAACCAATCCCCTGCAGCCAAACAGAGCCTGAAACATTGATGTATTCCAGTGTAGCCAAGCCATTGTgaattcccatttttttggacaaacaTATTCAAAAGCCTAAATTCAGCGGCAATTATTAGCATCTGATCATTTCAGGCTAATCATATTTGTCATCTGATCCATGCAAATATTGCTACAGACAGACAAACAGGCACACACACTCtcatgcgcacgcacgcaaacacacacgcaaacatacCCACACACTTTGGCTTTGACGCTGACGTCTTGTGAATGTTAATAGTACGTCTCCTGCTCCACCCAGCCTGCAAGACAAGAAACACAGAGGCGCTTGCAGTGGCATCAAAACaaaagcccaaaaaaaaaaaaaaaaaaagccttcataTCCTCTTTGGTATTCACTGGCGGCGCTTTTTGTTTCTGCAAATGAATCAGCTCGTAACTCTCCAGACGCGCCGATCAGCCGGCCGTGACACGCGCATTAACAGAGAAGATTAACTGTCAGCATCAATTGTTATTGTGACCCATGCCGTCATCGGCCCCGCAAATTTTGATCCATTGTCGACCGTCTTCGTAACTCTTCATCGGCCGCCGCGTAATTTCCTCTCTCGTTATTTTGCTCTTCGTGCTGTTGACAAGCATAATCTGTTTCCTGCGGCGGGCCGGATTAGTACGTAAACACGACCGGCAGGCAAGCGTCGGTCAAGTCATTgcaggattttgttttttgtttttttcctagcGCAATAACAATCAGATCACATCAAAGCCGCCAGCGGAGATCAGAGCTTGGTTTGGTTTGCCGTGTGGAGCTGAGATAAGAGTTTTGTGCCTTATGTTGAGTCATCTAACTAAAAAGCCCCAAATGagcctaaaatggccactttgGACCAAcacggcagacttcctgtgtctttttatTTCAGGCATGGCATCTTGACACTTTTtgttgtgggtctactcatgatagacatatcTAATAGATAGTGtttttccgataccgttttttggcccccgataccgatacccagttttgcagtatcggccgatacagatacttaagttttttttttttcctcaataccataccgatacttaagttttttttcctcaacatgaaaaggctgtcctgctattggttcagagtattcaagggccaataggatatcttagattggcatgcagtgagcatgtcacataccagtgaatgtcgtgcaccagcaagacacaagatgctgcatccaaaatcctatattaaagttggaattaatggtatcagcatgttacttgtgagttctcaccgataccaattccactgttttaatgctgcatcggcacctctgccgataccagtatcggtatcggaacaacactactaataGACCAAATTTCACGTTCCAAAGGAAAACTTCATTTTCAGAGCACACAGGGGCTGCTTACGATACAGTTTGTGGAGATAGGGAACCACACGATATACGTCACCACCcttaattaatattcatgagtctAGCGAGGAGGTCAAACTCGGCGGGCTAGTCATGCTAATTCAGAAAAGGCCCTACAGATAAATATCCATACATGTTACAGCTGcacgaaagttttttttgtttttgtttttttttaaatcaggctgTAAGCAAGACAGGTCCGTTCAACAATGGCAATgccatttagcattttttttcctcatcatttATTATTGTCGTCCGGCAGTCGGGGTAGTGCCAAAcacgaaacaaaaaataaaaataaagacaatcgcTTACCACTTCGGGACGACGGTGGCCGGCAAGGGCAAGATTGTCATCAAGAAGCCTGGCATGCATGCCCAACAAATTGTTTACTGCAGATGAAGGTGAAATTGTTTCATTTCGCTGGCGTTAAACTCCCCGTTCACATTCATGACTCTTAATTTTTGGCTTCGGGAAACGACTAAAGAATACATCCTTCATATATGTGGTGTCTGGAGTGTTTTCTGCAAGTTCCATAACAGCTGTGTTTACTCACCATCTTGTTTTTCCAGAGATAAACGAGAACAATACAAGCACTATTTGCATGGCTTGTCAATGAGCGAGCTTCTTTCGGACCCACTTCCGGGTTCAAGCTGCTGAAGTCCCGTGGCATTGCGGTCTAAAAATTGCATTCGTGCGGTTCCCCATTGTCATAAAGCACTCACAATTCAGTGATAGTACAATAACTTTCGAGTTCGAATTGGAAGACCACTGGAAATGTCCAAAATCCCCTGAAAGTGgctgcttcaaatcaaaatggcacacCAGTGTCTTTAGCATAGCTTCCTGAGAAGCTACTTTtgtgtctaccaaatttcaggCTGCAAGATGCCACAAAAAGCATCACCCACCCATCTGTCTTGTATGCATAGTTCAAATTCTCAAAACCTC encodes:
- the LOC144020111 gene encoding alpha-2-HS-glycoprotein-like yields the protein MATHLFAVLLWCTVALPGFVAPRSLPSVTCGEDSVKAAAGMAVQHINERHKHGFKFRLQEVQSSIYQQFSGGCHIDVNVKLAQTKCHFSNSKPADECELWRLDERGAVATCSVEFWVMWGVAKITKYECTTRPELTNKELLMVCPSCPELLPLDDPTGVSAVQEAVLKFNGESKHQNYFTLMEVAQLTAADNVNIGTITQLKFALVETTCPRESKHTFAACTPRCPDRANQVYCQASYYNSHRQVGELDCETYPPKNSGPLPAGEPEPVCRPLFHQSSEACICKAKLRNPQPSVHHICPFPLKTQQLQ
- the LOC144021398 gene encoding antihemorrhagic factor cHLP-B-like, yielding MATHLFAVLLWCAVALPGFVAPRSLPSVTCGEDSVKAAAGMAVQHINGMHKHGFKFRLQEVQSSTYQQFSGGCHIDVNVKLAQTKCHFSNPKLAEECELWQLDERGAVATCSVEFWVMWGVAKITKYECTTRPELTNKELLMVCPSCPELLPLDDPTGVSAVQEAVLKFNRESKHHNYFTLMEVAQLTAAENVNIGTITRLKFALVETTCPRESKHTFAACTPRCPDRANHAYCQASYYNSHRQVGELDCETYPPKSSGPLPAGEPEPVCRPLFHQSSEACICKAKLRNPQPSIHHICPFPLKTQQLQ